From a single Coturnix japonica isolate 7356 chromosome 25, Coturnix japonica 2.1, whole genome shotgun sequence genomic region:
- the CRABP2 gene encoding cellular retinoic acid-binding protein 2 codes for MPNFSGNWKMKSSENFEELLKALGVNMMLRKIAVAAASKPAVEIKQDGESFYIKTSTTVRTTEISFRIGEEFEEQTVDGRPCKSLAKWESENKMVCEQRLLKGEGPRTGWSRELTNDGELILTMTADDVVCTRVYIRSDTTNHHPTTAPFPPPPTPHFSHGPVSPCPPVAASCPPPSL; via the exons ATGCCCAATTTCTCCGGGAATTGGAAGATGAAAAGCTCCGAGAACTTCGAAGAGCTGCTGAAGGCGTTGG GAGTTAATATGATGCTGCGAAAGATCGCGGTGGCTGCAGCCTCGAAACCAGCAGTGGAAATCAAGCAGGATGGTGAAAGCTTCTACATCAAGACCTCGACCACAGTGCGCACCACTGAGATCAGCTTCAGGATCGGGGAGGAGTTCGAGGAGCAAACGGTGGATGGGAGGCCCTGCAAG AGCTTGGCCAAGTGGGAAAGTGAGAACAAGATGGTGTGTGAACAGAGGCTGCTGAAGGGTGAGGGACCCCGGACGGGCTGGTCCAGGGAGCTGACTAATGATGGGGAGCTCATCTTg ACCATGACAGCCGATGATGTTGTCTGCACCAGAGTGTACATCCGGAGTGACACCACCAACCATCACCCCACAACGGctccattcccccccccccccaccccacactttTCCCATGGCCCTGTGTCCCCCTGCCCCCCTGTAGCTGCCTCgtgtccccccccatccctgtgA